A genomic window from Gossypium hirsutum isolate 1008001.06 chromosome D10, Gossypium_hirsutum_v2.1, whole genome shotgun sequence includes:
- the LOC107915727 gene encoding MATH domain and coiled-coil domain-containing protein At3g58270, with product MEVYSKSKPMDVNGQITKVTWKIEVLSDVHSKSMDVSGQVTKVTWRIENFSTIQDKKLCSENFTVDGNKWRILIFPKGNTADHLSIYLRVADSSTLPAGWSSYAHFGLAVINQFDRELSIAGVATHVFNVNRADWGFPLFLPLTELRNPKRGYLVNDACLVEAYVFTDRSIGFISHELIVKTDSDKLKTKECDCVKAAMDNQRTTSTKAVEITNPSPTPPYCQIMAIEPEEPTEEDMNTFFTSLESKLWSSNTIFSREEAKEALAKVEKALNMTPVNFYDSGKLSPLKHAFKILASFDCSSTTLTIEQKKELFAMEESLKELADRAAKALQDKNFLTEKESIKLTITHKLDRNLIRYKEVESEVKQVEKRLAALHVQVEEAQKERENMLAEGKEIFKSSKEMKMELEALEMQWAEYEAMAKVAEEEESIVLAEWGRIKDFISSIKGKI from the exons ATGGAag TGTATAGTAAGTCTAAGCCTATGGATGTTAATGGACAAATAACGAAGGTGACATGGAAGATTGAAGTTTTGAGTGATGTTCATAGTAAGTCTATGGATGTTAGTGGACAAGTAACGAAGGTCACATGGAGGATTGAGAACTTCTCCACTATTCAAGACAAGAAGCTTTGCTCTGAAAATTTCACTGTTGATGGCAACAAATG GCGAATTCTTATCTTCCCCAAGGGGAACACTGCGGATCATTTGTCAATTTATTTACGTGTTGCAGATTCATCAACTTTGCCTGCCGGATGGAGCAGTTATGCCCATTTCGGATTAGCAGTGATCAACCAATTTGATCGTGAACTTTCCATTGCGGgag TCGCTACACATGTGTTCAATGTGAATCGGGCTGATTGGGGCTTCCCTTTATTCTTACCTCTTACTGAATTACGCAACCCTAAAAGAGGTTATCTCGTCAATGATGCATGCTTGGTTGAAGCCTACGTTTTCACTGATAGGAGTATTGGATTTATTTCACACGAATTGATAGTCAAAACTGATTCGGATAAACTTAAGACCAAGGAATGTGATTGTGTTAAGGCAGCCATGGACAACCAGAGAACTACATCAACCAAAGCAGTTGAAATCACTAATCCTTCACCAACTCCACCTTATTGCCAGATTATG GCTATTGAACCTGAGGAGCCTACTGAGGAAGACATGAACACATTCTTCACTAGCTTAGAGTCTAAGCTTTGGAGCTCCAACACTATTTTTTCTCGAGAAGAAGCAAAGGAAGCACTGGCTAAAGTAGAAAAAGCCTTGAATATGACCCCGGTTAATTTTTACGATTCAGGGAAGCTTTCTCCACTTAAGCATGCATTCAAGATACTAGCTAGTTTTGATTGTTCCTCTACCACCCTTACAATTGAGCAAAAAAAAGAGTTGTTCGCCATGGAGGAGAGCTTGAAAGAACTAGCTGACCGAGCAGCGAAAGCATTGCAGGACAAGAATTTTCTTACTGAGAAGGAATCTATTAAGTTGACAATTACGCATAAATTGGATCGTAATTTAATCAGATATAAGGAGGTGGAATCAGAGGTGAAACAGGTAGAGAAAAGACTAGCTGCCCTCCATGTACAAGTTGAAGAAGCACAAAAGGAAAGGGAGAATATGTTGGCTGAAGGGAAGGAGATATTTAAAAGTTCCAAGGAAATGAAAATGGAGTTGGAAGCATTGGAAATGCAATGGGCAGAGTATGAGGCCATGGCCAAGGTTGCCGAGGAGGAAGAGAGTATTGTTTTGGCTGAATGGGGAAGAATCAAAGATTTCATCTCCTCCATTAAAGGAAAGATTTAG
- the LOC107915726 gene encoding MATH domain and coiled-coil domain-containing protein At3g58270 isoform X3, with translation MEVYSKSKPMDVNGQITKVTWKIEVLSDVHSKSMDVNGQVTKVTWRIENFSTIQDKELCSENFTVDGNKWRILIFPKGNTADHLSIYLGVANSSTLPAGWSRYAHFGLAVINQFDRELSIAGVTTQVFDVNGPDWGFTSFLPLTELHNPKRGYLVNDACLVEAYVFTDRSIGFISHELIVKTDSDKLKTKECDCVKAAMDNQRTTSTKAVEITNPSPTPPYCQIMAIEPEEPTEEDMNTFFTSLESKLWSSNTIFSREEAKEALAKVEKALNMTPVNFYDSGKLSPLKHAFKILASFDCSSTTLTIEQKKELFAMEESLKELADRAAKALQDKNFLTEKESIKLTITHKLDRNLIRYKEVESEVKQVEKRLAALHVQVEEAQKERENMLAEGKEIFKSSKEMKMELEALEMQWAEYEAMAKVAEEEESIVLAEWGRIKDFISSIKGKI, from the exons ATGGAAG TGTATAGTAAGTCTAAGCCTATGGATGTTAATGGACAAATAACGAAGGTGACATGGAAGATTGAAGTTTTGAGTGATGTTCATAGTAAGTCTATGGATGTTAATGGACAAGTAACGAAGGTCACATGGAGGATTGAGAACTTCTCCACTATTCAAGACAAGGAGCTTTGCTCTGAAAATTTCACTGTTGATGGCAACAAATG GCGAATTCTTATCTTCCCCAAGGGGAACACTGCGGATCATTTGTCAATTTATTTAGGTGTTGCAAATTCATCAACTTTGCCTGCCGGATGGAGCAGATATGCCCATTTCGGATTAGCAGTGATCAACCAATTTGATCGTGAACTTTCCATTGCGGgag TCACTACACAAGTGTTCGATGTGAATGGGCCTGATTGGGGCTTCACTTCATTCTTACCTCTTACTGAATTACACAACCCTAAAAGAGGTTATCTCGTCAATGATGCATGCTTGGTTGAAGCCTACGTTTTCACTGATAGGAGTATTGGATTTATTTCACACGAATTGATAGTCAAAACTGATTCGGATAAACTTAAGACCAAGGAATGTGATTGTGTTAAGGCAGCCATGGACAACCAGAGAACTACATCAACCAAAGCAGTTGAAATCACTAATCCTTCACCAACTCCACCTTATTGCCAGATTATG GCTATTGAACCTGAGGAGCCTACTGAGGAAGACATGAACACATTCTTCACTAGCTTAGAGTCTAAGCTTTGGAGCTCCAACACTATTTTTTCTCGAGAAGAAGCAAAGGAAGCACTGGCTAAAGTAGAAAAAGCCTTGAATATGACCCCGGTTAATTTTTACGATTCAGGGAAGCTTTCTCCACTTAAGCATGCATTCAAGATACTAGCTAGTTTTGATTGTTCCTCTACCACCCTTACAATTGAGCAAAAAAAAGAGTTGTTCGCCATGGAGGAGAGCTTGAAAGAACTAGCTGACCGAGCAGCGAAAGCATTGCAGGACAAGAATTTTCTTACTGAGAAGGAATCTATTAAGTTGACAATTACGCATAAATTGGATCGTAATTTAATCAGATATAAGGAGGTGGAATCAGAGGTGAAACAGGTAGAGAAAAGACTAGCTGCCCTCCATGTACAAGTTGAAGAAGCACAAAAGGAAAGGGAGAATATGTTGGCTGAAGGGAAGGAGATATTTAAAAGTTCCAAGGAAATGAAAATGGAGTTGGAAGCATTGGAAATGCAATGGGCAGAGTATGAGGCCATGGCCAAGGTTGCCGAGGAGGAAGAGAGTATTGTTTTGGCTGAATGGGGAAGAATCAAAGATTTCATCTCCTCCATTAAAGGAAAGATTTAG
- the LOC107915726 gene encoding MATH domain and coiled-coil domain-containing protein At3g58270 isoform X1, which translates to MGNKRLELSIIKGGASLARKGNLESSSRRCAVYSKSKPMDVNGQITKVTWKIEVLSDVHSKSMDVNGQVTKVTWRIENFSTIQDKELCSENFTVDGNKWRILIFPKGNTADHLSIYLGVANSSTLPAGWSRYAHFGLAVINQFDRELSIAGVTTQVFDVNGPDWGFTSFLPLTELHNPKRGYLVNDACLVEAYVFTDRSIGFISHELIVKTDSDKLKTKECDCVKAAMDNQRTTSTKAVEITNPSPTPPYCQIMAIEPEEPTEEDMNTFFTSLESKLWSSNTIFSREEAKEALAKVEKALNMTPVNFYDSGKLSPLKHAFKILASFDCSSTTLTIEQKKELFAMEESLKELADRAAKALQDKNFLTEKESIKLTITHKLDRNLIRYKEVESEVKQVEKRLAALHVQVEEAQKERENMLAEGKEIFKSSKEMKMELEALEMQWAEYEAMAKVAEEEESIVLAEWGRIKDFISSIKGKI; encoded by the exons ATGGGAAATAAAAGACTCGAATTGTCAATAATCAAAGGAGGAGCATCGCTCGCTAGGAAAGGAAACCTTGAATCATCCTCTCGACGTTGTGCAG TGTATAGTAAGTCTAAGCCTATGGATGTTAATGGACAAATAACGAAGGTGACATGGAAGATTGAAGTTTTGAGTGATGTTCATAGTAAGTCTATGGATGTTAATGGACAAGTAACGAAGGTCACATGGAGGATTGAGAACTTCTCCACTATTCAAGACAAGGAGCTTTGCTCTGAAAATTTCACTGTTGATGGCAACAAATG GCGAATTCTTATCTTCCCCAAGGGGAACACTGCGGATCATTTGTCAATTTATTTAGGTGTTGCAAATTCATCAACTTTGCCTGCCGGATGGAGCAGATATGCCCATTTCGGATTAGCAGTGATCAACCAATTTGATCGTGAACTTTCCATTGCGGgag TCACTACACAAGTGTTCGATGTGAATGGGCCTGATTGGGGCTTCACTTCATTCTTACCTCTTACTGAATTACACAACCCTAAAAGAGGTTATCTCGTCAATGATGCATGCTTGGTTGAAGCCTACGTTTTCACTGATAGGAGTATTGGATTTATTTCACACGAATTGATAGTCAAAACTGATTCGGATAAACTTAAGACCAAGGAATGTGATTGTGTTAAGGCAGCCATGGACAACCAGAGAACTACATCAACCAAAGCAGTTGAAATCACTAATCCTTCACCAACTCCACCTTATTGCCAGATTATG GCTATTGAACCTGAGGAGCCTACTGAGGAAGACATGAACACATTCTTCACTAGCTTAGAGTCTAAGCTTTGGAGCTCCAACACTATTTTTTCTCGAGAAGAAGCAAAGGAAGCACTGGCTAAAGTAGAAAAAGCCTTGAATATGACCCCGGTTAATTTTTACGATTCAGGGAAGCTTTCTCCACTTAAGCATGCATTCAAGATACTAGCTAGTTTTGATTGTTCCTCTACCACCCTTACAATTGAGCAAAAAAAAGAGTTGTTCGCCATGGAGGAGAGCTTGAAAGAACTAGCTGACCGAGCAGCGAAAGCATTGCAGGACAAGAATTTTCTTACTGAGAAGGAATCTATTAAGTTGACAATTACGCATAAATTGGATCGTAATTTAATCAGATATAAGGAGGTGGAATCAGAGGTGAAACAGGTAGAGAAAAGACTAGCTGCCCTCCATGTACAAGTTGAAGAAGCACAAAAGGAAAGGGAGAATATGTTGGCTGAAGGGAAGGAGATATTTAAAAGTTCCAAGGAAATGAAAATGGAGTTGGAAGCATTGGAAATGCAATGGGCAGAGTATGAGGCCATGGCCAAGGTTGCCGAGGAGGAAGAGAGTATTGTTTTGGCTGAATGGGGAAGAATCAAAGATTTCATCTCCTCCATTAAAGGAAAGATTTAG
- the LOC107915726 gene encoding MATH domain and coiled-coil domain-containing protein At3g58270 isoform X2, which yields MGNKRLELSIIKGGASLARKGNLESSSRRCAVYSKSKPMDVNGQITKVTWKIEVLSDVHSKSMDVNGQVTKVTWRIENFSTIQDKELCSENFTVDGNKWRILIFPKGNTADHLSIYLGVANSSTLPAGWSRYAHFGLAVINQFDRELSIAGVTTQVFDVNGPDWGFTSFLPLTELHNPKRGYLVNDACLVEAYVFTDRSIGFISHELIVKTDSDKLKTKECDCVKAAMDNQRTTSTKAVEITNPSPTPPYCQIMPTEEDMNTFFTSLESKLWSSNTIFSREEAKEALAKVEKALNMTPVNFYDSGKLSPLKHAFKILASFDCSSTTLTIEQKKELFAMEESLKELADRAAKALQDKNFLTEKESIKLTITHKLDRNLIRYKEVESEVKQVEKRLAALHVQVEEAQKERENMLAEGKEIFKSSKEMKMELEALEMQWAEYEAMAKVAEEEESIVLAEWGRIKDFISSIKGKI from the exons ATGGGAAATAAAAGACTCGAATTGTCAATAATCAAAGGAGGAGCATCGCTCGCTAGGAAAGGAAACCTTGAATCATCCTCTCGACGTTGTGCAG TGTATAGTAAGTCTAAGCCTATGGATGTTAATGGACAAATAACGAAGGTGACATGGAAGATTGAAGTTTTGAGTGATGTTCATAGTAAGTCTATGGATGTTAATGGACAAGTAACGAAGGTCACATGGAGGATTGAGAACTTCTCCACTATTCAAGACAAGGAGCTTTGCTCTGAAAATTTCACTGTTGATGGCAACAAATG GCGAATTCTTATCTTCCCCAAGGGGAACACTGCGGATCATTTGTCAATTTATTTAGGTGTTGCAAATTCATCAACTTTGCCTGCCGGATGGAGCAGATATGCCCATTTCGGATTAGCAGTGATCAACCAATTTGATCGTGAACTTTCCATTGCGGgag TCACTACACAAGTGTTCGATGTGAATGGGCCTGATTGGGGCTTCACTTCATTCTTACCTCTTACTGAATTACACAACCCTAAAAGAGGTTATCTCGTCAATGATGCATGCTTGGTTGAAGCCTACGTTTTCACTGATAGGAGTATTGGATTTATTTCACACGAATTGATAGTCAAAACTGATTCGGATAAACTTAAGACCAAGGAATGTGATTGTGTTAAGGCAGCCATGGACAACCAGAGAACTACATCAACCAAAGCAGTTGAAATCACTAATCCTTCACCAACTCCACCTTATTGCCAGATTATG CCTACTGAGGAAGACATGAACACATTCTTCACTAGCTTAGAGTCTAAGCTTTGGAGCTCCAACACTATTTTTTCTCGAGAAGAAGCAAAGGAAGCACTGGCTAAAGTAGAAAAAGCCTTGAATATGACCCCGGTTAATTTTTACGATTCAGGGAAGCTTTCTCCACTTAAGCATGCATTCAAGATACTAGCTAGTTTTGATTGTTCCTCTACCACCCTTACAATTGAGCAAAAAAAAGAGTTGTTCGCCATGGAGGAGAGCTTGAAAGAACTAGCTGACCGAGCAGCGAAAGCATTGCAGGACAAGAATTTTCTTACTGAGAAGGAATCTATTAAGTTGACAATTACGCATAAATTGGATCGTAATTTAATCAGATATAAGGAGGTGGAATCAGAGGTGAAACAGGTAGAGAAAAGACTAGCTGCCCTCCATGTACAAGTTGAAGAAGCACAAAAGGAAAGGGAGAATATGTTGGCTGAAGGGAAGGAGATATTTAAAAGTTCCAAGGAAATGAAAATGGAGTTGGAAGCATTGGAAATGCAATGGGCAGAGTATGAGGCCATGGCCAAGGTTGCCGAGGAGGAAGAGAGTATTGTTTTGGCTGAATGGGGAAGAATCAAAGATTTCATCTCCTCCATTAAAGGAAAGATTTAG